From the genome of Amycolatopsis granulosa:
GAACAGCGTCGTCCCAACCGGAACGGGGAGCAGGAAATCGGTTTCCAGCTTGCCGGTCACCGCGGGGCGGCGAAGCAGGTTCCCGACCGTGGAACCGAGCGCCTCGTCGAAAGCGCACGCCAGCAATCCACCGTGGGCCAGCCCCGGTGCGCCCTGGTGCGCCCGGGTGACCGGGAACCGGGAGTGGACCACACCGGACTCGCCGACGGTTGAGTGGATGTGGAGTCCGTTGTCGACGTCGCCGCAGCCGAAGCACTCCGTGTAGTGCATCTCGAGATCCGTACCCGGCCCGGGTGCCTTGCGGTGGATCTCCGGCGGTTCGGTTTCCACCGGAGGCCAGGGATTCGCAGGTCGGCGCTTGTCGCTCACATCGGACACGGTAACCGGATCTACCGCGGGAACGCGCGGTCACCCCGCCGCCGGAGAGACAAAAGCCACGGCACGAGGGAAAATTACCAGCCGATGGCACTAAGGTCGCATCCTTGACCGCGCTGGAACGAAA
Proteins encoded in this window:
- a CDS encoding PaaI family thioesterase; the protein is MHYTECFGCGDVDNGLHIHSTVGESGVVHSRFPVTRAHQGAPGLAHGGLLACAFDEALGSTVGNLLRRPAVTGKLETDFLLPVPVGTTLFIAARVDGVAGRKIYASADGHLDSADGPVAVRARGLFVQVGLEHFTTHGDADALAKFTQAPRLRHDDWDINP